A genomic region of Manihot esculenta cultivar AM560-2 chromosome 15, M.esculenta_v8, whole genome shotgun sequence contains the following coding sequences:
- the LOC110601912 gene encoding E3 ubiquitin-protein ligase UPL1 isoform X3, which translates to MKLKRRRPLEVPPKIKSFINSVTATPFENIEESLKSFVWEFDKGDFHHWVDLFNHFDSFFEKHIKQRKDLQVEDNFLESDPPFPREAVLQILRVIRIILENCTNKHFYSSYEQHLSFLLASTDADVVEACLQTLAAFLKKTIGKYSIRDAFLNAKLFSLAQGWGGKEEGLGLIASTLENGCDPVAYELGCTLHFEFYALDESSSENHTGDQSNRGLQIIHLLNVNTCPETDLELLNKLVAEYKVPPSLRFSLLTRLRFARAFGALASRQQYTCIRLYAFIVLVQASSDADDLVSFFNSEPEFVNELVSLLSYEDAVPEKIRILCLLSLVALSQDRSRQPTVLAAVTSGGHRGILSSLMQKAIDSVISGTSKWSVVFAEALLSLVTVLVSSSSGCSAMREAGFIPTLLPLLKDTDPQHLHLVGTAVHILETFMDFSNPAAALFRELGGLDDTISRLKVEVSYVENGSKQPGEDSDLRVRNLQAVSGASSELDNMHPLYSEALVSYHRRLLMKALLRAISLGTYAPGNTSRIYGSEENLLPQCLCIIFRRAKDFGGGVFSLAATVMSDLIHKDPTCFSVLDAAGLPSAFLDAIMDGVLCSAEAIMCIPQCLDALCLNNNGLQAVKDRNALRCFVKIFTSRAHVRALAGETPGSLSTGLDELMRHASSLRGPGVDMVIEILNTISKIGSGADASCTSSDPPCCSTAVPMETDAEERCSVPADDRESIRTDSLEHPTESTSDAAIVNIESFLPDAVSNAARLLETILQNADTCRIFIEKKGIDAVLQLFNLPLMPLSASIGQSISIAFKNFSQQHSASLARALCSFLREHLRSMNELLVSVGGIQLTKVESANQTKVLRYFSSLEGILSLSNFLLKGTSTIVSELGTADADVLKDLGKTYREIIWQISLCNDSKVDEKRHADQETENADAASSNVVGRDSDDDANIPVVRYMNPVSIRNGTQSLWGGEREFLSVLRSGEGLHRRSRHGLARIRGGRTGRHLDALNIDSEVPMHAPETSLQDLKKISPDVLVLEILNKLASTLRSFFTALVKGFTSPNRRRADVGSLNSASKTLGSALAKIFLEALSFSGYSTSGLDMSLSVKCRYLGKIVDDMAALTFDSRRRTCYTAMVNNFYVHGTFRELLTTFEATSQLLWTLPYPFPITTADNEKAGEGNKFSHSSWLLDTLQSYCRVLEYFVNSSLLLSATSASQAQLLVQPVAVGLSIGLFPVPRDPEVFVRMLQSQVLDVILPVWNHPMFPNCSPGFVASIVSIVTHIYSGVGNVKRNHSGLPGNTNQRFMPPPPDEGTIATIVEMGFSRARAEEALRRVETNSVEMAMEWLFSHADDPVQEDDELARALALSLGSSSEGSKIDNVDKSIDLLSEEAQMKAPSVDDILAASVKLFQSSDTMAFSLTDLLVTLCNRNKGEDRPKVASYLIQQLKLCPLDFSKDSSALCMISHILALLLFEDGTLREIAAENGIIPATIDILMNFKASNTSASEILVPKCISALLLILDNMLQSRPRISSEALEGTQTGSLPDSLVSASTIEGKLPSDVSERQTGSAFEKILGKSTGYLTMEESHKVLLLACDLMKQHVPAVIMQAVLQVCARLTKTHALALQFLESGGLAALLNLPWSCFFPGVASAIIRHLIEDPQTLQTAMELEIRQTLSGNRHVGRTNPRAFLTTMAPVISRDPVVFMKAAAAVCQLESSGGRTIVVLSKEKEKEKDKSKASGTEESVRISENKVHDGLGKCAKGHKKIPANLTQVIDQLLDIVLKYPLLKSEGGTSHSTSMEVDEPAIKVKGKSKVDETRKMESESETSAGFAKVTFVLKLLSEILLMYVHAVGVILRRDSELCQLRGPNQTDRSGHGGILHHVLHRLLPISADKSARPDEWRDKLSERASWFLVVLCGRSGEGRRRVISELVKAISSFSNLESNSSKSVLVPDKKVFAFADLVYSILSKNASSGNLPGSGCSPDIAKSMIDGGMVQSLTGILQVMDLDHPDAPKIVNLLLKALESLTRAANASEQVLKSEGLNKKKPIASNGRQNDQTTTSTSEAVEHNQNSGGTAEAPNGGSEGRSQVNQSEGNLDPHPNQSVPQDMRIEVEETMGTNPPMEEIGMDFMHEVMEEGGVLHNADQIDMTFRVENRADDDMGDEDDDMGDEGEEDEDDDDGEDEDEDIAEDGAGMMSLADTDVEDHDDTGLGDDYNDEMIDEDDDFHEHRVIEVRWREAFDGLDHLQVLGQPGATSSLIDVAAEPFEGVNVDDLFGLRRPLGFERRRQSGRSSFERSVTESNGFQHPLLLRPSQSGDLVSMWSSGGHSSRDLEALSTGSFDLAHFYMFDAPVLPYDHVPSSLFGDRLGSAAPPPLTDYSVGMDSLQIQGRRGPGDGRWTDDGQPQASTQGAVIAQAVEETFLSQLRSLTPVSGHAERQSHISGVQENQQSNDPPSYDGQVVLGGSGDNTSSQQTEVQQQENSNEVTHQLNPTVEFVSSQEQVNLTSPVEDAGECLLVHEPMSVQTISLNNTPNGHDNMEIGEGIGTAIDQVDTMPEPINSSAEHNAALQCEAVAEAPAGLHDVPVQAVGCDGHATSNGNQLEQPIPDSEHASDEPLSRQDTVVPQEANQADQVSANNEASGANAIDPAFLEALPEDLRVEVLASQQAQSDQPPTYTPPPVDDIDPEFLAALPPDIQAEVLAQQRAQRIAQQAEGQPVDMDNASIIATFPADLREEVLLTSSEAVLSALPSPLLAEAQMLRDRAMSHYQARSLFGGSHRLTSRRNGLGSDRHTVMDRGVGVTIGRRAASAIADSMKVKEIEGEPLLDANALKALIRLLRLSQPLGKGLLQRLLLNLCAHSVTRATLVRLLLDMIKPEAEGSVSELATVNSQRLYGCQSNVVYGRSQLLDGLPPLVLHRILEILTYLATNHSSIANMLFYLDPSIVPEHASPNYLEGKMDKGKEKIEGGGDQPEPVVNVDDVPLILFLKLLNRPLFLRSSAHLEQVMGLLQVVIYTAASKLECRSLSGLTNTKSEKQTVNKTSGGDIRKDPLLEPESSQEDKFTSAELSTSDGKRRFSKSNIFLQLPLPDLRNLCCLLGREGLSDKVYMLAGEVLKKLASVVPSHRKFFSSELSKLAHGLSNSAVSELVTLRNTQMLGLSAGSMAGAAILRVLQSLSSLTSYSVNENTGLESDGEREEQTTMWNLNVALEPLWRELSECITVTETQLGQGSISQTMSNINMGELAQGTSSSPLPAGTQRLLPFIEAFFVLCEKLQANISIMQQDNANVTAREVKESAGGSASLTISCSTDSQRRLDGSVTFARFAEKHRRLLNTFIRQNPGLLEKSLSMMLKAPRLIDFDNKRAYFRSRIRQQHEQHLSGPLRISVRRAYVLEDSYNQLRMRPSQDLKGRLNVQFQGEEGIDAGGLTREWYQLLSRVIFDKGALLFTTVGNNATFQPNPNSVYQTEHLSYFKFVGRVVAKALFDGQLLDVYFTRSFYKHILGVKVTYHDIEAVDPDYYKNLKWMLENDVSEIPDLTFSMDADEEKHILYEKTEVTDYELKPGGRNIRVTEETKHEYVDLVADHILTNAIRPQINSFLDGFNELVPRELISIFNDKELELLISGLPEIDLDDLKANTEYTGYSAASSVVQWFWEVVRSFNKEDMARLLQFVTGTSKVPLEGFKALQGISGPQRFQIHKAYGAPERLPSAHTCFNQLDLPEYTSKEQLQERLLLAIHEASEGFGFG; encoded by the exons ATGAAGCTCAAGCGAAGGAGGCCTTTGGAAGTG CCTCCCAAAATTAAATCCTTCATCAATAGTGTTACTGCTACTCCATTCGAGAATATAGAAGAATCCCTAAAAAGTTTTGTCTGGGAGTTCGATAAG GGGGATTTTCATCATTGGGTTGATCTTTTTAATCATTTTGATTCATTTTTTGAGAAGCAcataaaacaaagaaaagatcTGCAGGTTGAGGACAATTTTTTGGAATCTGATCCTCCCTTTCCTAGAGAAGCCGTTCTTCAAATTCTACGTGTTATCAGAATAATTTTGGAGAACTGCACAAATAAGCATTTTTATAGTTCTTATGAG CAGcatctttctttccttcttgCTTCCACTGATGCAGATGTGGTAGAGGCTTGCCTGCAGACTTTGGCTGCATTTCTGAAAAAAACTATTGGAAAATATTCcattcgagatgcttttctgaACGCAAAGCTATTTTCTCTGGCTCAGGGATGGGGTGGAAAGGAAGAGGGCCTTGGATTGATTGCATCTACTTTGGAAAATGGGTGTGATCCTGTTGCATATGAGTTAGGTTGCACACTCCATTTTGAGTTCTATGCACTGGATGAGTCCTCAAGCGAGAACCACACTGGAGATCAGTCAAATCGAGGTCTGCAGATCATTCATTTACTGAATGTCAATACTTGCCCGGAAACAGATCTAGAGCTTTTGAATAAGTTAGTTGCAGAGTACAAAGTGCCCCCCAGTTTAAGATTCTCACTGTTGACAAGATTGCGTTTTGCAAGGGCTTTTGGTGCTTTAGCTTCTCGCCAACAGTATACATGCATTCGACTGTATGCCTTCATTGTTCTTGTTCAAGCAAGTAGTGATGCTGATGACCTAGTTTCTTTCTTTAATTCTGAGCCAGAGTTTGTAAATGAGTTAGTTTCACTGCTGAGTTATGAAGATGCAGTTCCTGAGAAAATTAGAATCTTATGTCTCCTATCATTGGTTGCTCTTTCTCAAGATCGGTCTCGCCAACCAACTGTGTTGGCTGCTGTCACATCTGGTGGGCATCGCGGCATCCTGTCTAGCCTCATGCAGAAAGCCATTGACTCTGTTATCAGTGGTACATCAAAATGGTCTGTTGTTTTTGCAGAGGCTTTATTATCCCTTGTCACTGTTTTGGTCTCATCATCGTCTGGTTGCTCAGCCATGCGTGAGGCAGGGTTTATTCCTACTCTTCTACCTCTTCTTAAGGATACAGATCCTCAGCACTTGCATTTGGTTGGCACAGCAGTACATATTCTAGAAACTTTCATGGATTTCAGTAACCCAGCTGCTGCACTGTTCAGAGAGTTAGGTGGTTTAGATGATACCATCTCTCGCTTGAAAGTAGAAGTATCATATGTAGAAAATGGTTCAAAGCAACCAGGTGAAGATTCTGATTTGAGGGTGAGAAATCTGCAAGCAGTCTCAGGTGCTTCCTCTGAGCTAGATAATATGCACCCACTGTATTCTGAGGCACTGGTTTCATATCATCGGCGCTTACTTATGAAAGCTTTATTACGTGCTATATCCCTTGGAACATACGCCCCTGGCAACACTTCTCGTATCTATGGATCTGAGGAGAATTTGTTGCCACAATGCCTATGCATAATCTTTAGAAGAGCAAAAGATTTTGGTGGTGGGGTGTTTTCACTTGCAGCAACTGTTATGAGCGATCTAATTCACAAGGATCCTACCTGTTTTTCTGTACTGGATGCAGCTGGTCTtccttctgcattcctggatgCTATAATGGATGGTGTTCTCTGCTCTGCAGAAGCCATAATGTGCATACCTCAATGTTTGGATGCTTTGTGCTTGAACAATAATGgtcttcaggcagtaaaagatcGTAATGCTTTGAGGTGTTTTGTGAAAATATTTACATCTAGAGCACATGTTCGTGCCCTCGCTGGTGAGACACCAGGGTCCTTGTCTACTGGTCTGGATGAACTAATGCGCCATGCTTCTTCTCTGCGCGGGCCTGGGGTTGATATGGTTATTGAAATCTTGAATACCATTTCAAAAATTGGGTCTGGGGCTGATGCCTCCTGCACATCCTCAGATCCTCCTTGTTGCTCTACTGCTGTTCCAATGGAAACTGATGCTGAAGAAAGGTGCTCAGTTCCAGCAGATGATAGGGAATCTATCAGGACAGATAGTCTGGAGCATCCCACTGAATCAACTTCTGATGCTGCTATCGTGAATATTGAGTCATTCCTTCCTGATGCTGTAAGCAATGCTGCACGTCTTCTTGAAACAATTCTTCAGAATGCTGACACGTGTCGTATATTTATTGAGAAGAAGGGGATTGATGCTGTTCTACAATTATTTAACTTGCCTCTAATGCCCCTTTCAGCATCTATTGGTCAGAGTATCTCTATTGCCTTTAAGAACTTCTCACAGCAGCACTCTGCATCTCTGGCTCGGGCATTATGCTCATTCTTGAGAGAACAtctgaggtccatgaatgaacTTTTAGTTTCAGTTGGAGGAATTCAGCTAACTAAAGTTGAATCTGCTAACCAGACAAAAGTTCTGAGATATTTTTCCAGCCTTGAGGGTATACTCTCTCTATCCAATTTTTTGTTGAAGGGGACTTCGACTATTGTCTCTGAGTTAGGCACTGCAGATGCTGATGTTCTGAAGGATCTTGGGAAGACGTACCGGGAAATAATTTGGCAAATTTCTTTGTGTAATGACTCAAAAGTGGATGAGAAGAGGCATGCAGATCAAGAAACTGAGAATGCGGATGCAGCTTCCTCTAATGTCGTCGGAAGAGATAGTGATGATGACGCAAATATTCCAGTTGTGAGATACATGAACCCAGTTTCTATTAGGAATGGTACACAGTCCCTGTGGGGCGGGGAGAGGGAATTTCTTTCAGTTCTTCGATCCGGAGAAGGCCTACACCGTCGTAGTCGACATGGATTGGCACGTATACGTGGTGGGAGGACTGGTCGCCACCTTGATGCTTTAAACATAGATTCTGAAGTTCCAATGCATGCACCAGAAACTTCATTGCAGGATTTGAAAAAGATAAGTCCAGATGTTCTCGTCCTGGAAATTCTGAACAAGTTGGCATCCACATTGCGCTCTTTCTTTACAGCTCTTGTCAAAGGATTTACATCACCTAACCGTCGTAGAGCTGATGTTGGGTCATTGAATTCAGCCTCAAAAACCCTTGGATCAGCCCTGGCAAAAATATTTCTTGAGGCACTCAGTTTCTCTGGTTATTCTACCTCTGGCCTTGATATGTCACTATCAGTGAAATGTAGATATCTTGGGAAGATTGTGGATGATATGGCAGCTCTCACATTTGACAGTAGGCGTCGAACTTGCTACACAGCAATggttaataatttttatgtacATGGAACCTTTAGGGAGCTGCTCACTACATTTGAAGCTACAAGTCAATTACTATGGACTTTACCCTACCCTTTTCCAATCACAACTGCTGATAATGAGAAGGCAGGTGAAGGAAATAAATTTTCTCATAGTTCATGGCTGCTTGACACGTTACAAAGTTATTGCCGTGTGCTCGAGTATTTTGTCAACTCCTCTTTACTCTTATCTGCAACCTCTGCTTCCCAGGCCCAGCTGCTTGTCCAGCCAGTTGCAGTTGGTTTATCAATTGGTCTGTTTCCTGTTCCAAGGGATCCTGAAGTCTTTGTTCGCATGTTGCAATCTCAGGTTCTGGATGTAATACTGCCTGTCTGGAACCATCCCATGTTTCCAAATTGTAGTCCAGGATTCGTTGCTTCTATTGTTTCAATTGTTACACATATATACTCTGGTGTTGGAAATGTAAAAAGAAATCACAGTGGTCTTCCAGGAAATACAAATCAAAGGTTCATGCCACCTCCTCCTGATGAGGGAACCATTGCAACCATTGTAGAAATGGGTTTTTCGAGGGCAAGAGCTGAGGAAGCATTAAGGAGGGTAGAAACAAACAGTGTTGAGATGGCAATGGAGTGGCTATTTAGTCATGCTGATGATCCCGTGCAGGAGGATGATGAACTGGCTCGGGCACTTGCTTTGTCACTAGGGAGCTCATCAGAAGGATCTAAAATTGACAATGTAGACAAGTCAATAGATCTACTGTCAGAAGAAGCACAAATGAAGGCACCTTCTGTTGATGATATTCTTGCAGCATCAGTAAAGTTATTTCAGAGTAGTGATACGATGGCATTCTCATTGACAGATTTGCTGGTGACTCTCTGCAACAGGAACAAAGGAGAAGATCGTCCAAAAGTGGCATCTTATCTTATTCAGCAGCTAAAGCTTTGTCCGTTGGATTTTTCAAAGGATTCTAGTGCTTTGTGTATGATATCACATATTTTAGCATTGCTTCTTTTTGAGGATGGAACTTTACGTGAAATTGCTGCAGAAAATGGTATCATACCCGCAACTATAGATATTCTGATGAATTTCAAGGCTAGCAACACATCAGCAAGTGAGATTCTTGTCCCAAAATGCATTAGTGCTTTACTGCTGATCTTGGACAATATGTTGCAATCCAGGCCTAGAATCTCTTCTGAAGCTCTGGAAGGAACTCAGACAGGATCCCTGCCAGATTCTTTAGTTTCTGCTTCAACCATAGAGGGAAAATTGCCTTCAGATGTTTCTGAGAGGCAAACTGGCTCAGCCTTTGAGAAAATATTGGGGAAGTCTACTGGTTATCTGACTATGGAAGAGAGTCATAAGGTGCTCCTACTTGCTTGTGACTTGATGAAGCAACATGTTCCTGCTGTCATCATGCAGGCTGTTCTGCAGGTATGTGCTCGCTTGACAAAAACTCATGCTTTGGCACTTCAGTTTCTTGAAAGTGGAGGCTTAGCAGCGCTTCTTAATCTTCCATGGAGTTGCTTTTTCCCTGGAGTTGCTTCTGCTATCATTCGGCATCTCATTGAAGATCCTCAAACGCTGCAAACTGCTATGGAATTGGAGATACGACAAACTTTGAGTGGGAACAGGCATGTGGGTCGTACTAACCCACGGGCATTTTTGACAACAATGGCGCCTGTTATTTCTAGAGATCCTGTGGTGTTTATGAAAGCTGCAGCTGCAGTTTGTCAATTGGAATCATCAGGGGGGAGGACCATTGTGGTGTtatcaaaagaaaaagagaaggaaaAGGACAAATCAAAAGCATCAGGTACTGAAGAATCTGTCCGGATTTCTGAAAACAAGGTTCATGATGGTTTAGGTAAATGTGCCAAAGGCCATAAAAAGATTCCTGCAAATCTTACTCAAGTAATTGATCAGCTTCTGGACATTGTTTTGAAATACCCTTTGCTGAAAAGTGAGGGAGGTACAAGTCACTCAACATCTATGGAGGTAGATGAACCTGCAATCAAGGTGAAGGGCAAATCCAAGGTTGATGAGACAAGGAAAATGGAGTCTGAATCAGAAACATCTGCTGGTTTTGCCAAGGTGACTTTTGTTCTCAAGTTGTTGAGTGAGATTCTTCTTATGTATGTACATGCAGTTGGGGTCATACTAAGGCGGGATTCAGAATTGTGTCAACTCCGTGGACCTAATCAAACAGATAGGTCAGGGCATGGTGGGATACTTCATCATGTCTTGCATCGGCTGCTTCCAATATCTGCTGACAAATCTGCCCGGCCTGATGAATGGAGAGACAAGTTGTCTGAAAGGGCTTCATGGTTCCTGGTGGTTCTATGTGGCCGATCTGGGGAAGGGCGGAGGCGAGTGATTAGTGAACTTGTCAAAGCTATTTCATCATTCTCAAACTTGGAGAGCAATTCAAGTAAAAGTGTGTTAGTACCTGATAAAAAGGTTTTTGCATTTGCTGATTTGGTGTATTCTATTTTGTCAAAAAATGCATCATCTGGCAATTTACCTGGTTCTGGATGTTCACCGGATATCGCAAAAAGCATGATTGATGGGGGGATGGTGCAGTCTCTAACAGGTATTCTCCAGGTAATGGATTTGGACCATCCTGATGCACCCAAGATTGTTAATCTTCTACTCAAGGCTTTGGAAAGCCTGACAAGGGCTGCTAATGCTAGTGAGCAAGTTCTTAAATCTGAGGGTCTGAACAAGAAGAAACCAATTGCATCAAATGGAAGACAAAATGATCAGACAACCACATCAACTTCTGAGGCAGTAGAGCACAACCAGAATAGTGGTGGCACAGCAGAAGCTCCAAATGGAGGGAGTGAAGGACGAAGCCAAGTTAATCAAAGTGAGGGTAATCTAGATCCACATCCAAATCAGTCTGTGCCACAAGATATGAGGATAGAAGTAGAAGAGACGATGGGAACCAACCCACCTATGGAAGAGATTGGAATGGATTTCATGCATGAAGTAATGGAAGAAGGTGGTGTTTTGCACAATGCTGACCAAATTGATATGACTTTTAGGGTTGAGAATAGGGCGGATGATGATATGGGTGATGAGGATGATGACATGGGAGATGAAGGTGAGGAggatgaagatgatgatgatggggaggatgaggatgaggatattgctgaagATGGTGCTGGCATGATGTCTCTAGCAGATACTGATGTGGAAGACCATGATGATACTGGTTTGGGGGATGACTACAATGACGAGATGattgatgaagatgatgattTTCATGAGCATCGTGTCATAGAGGTAAGGTGGAGGGAAGCCTTTGATGGGCTAGATCATTTACAGGTACTTGGCCAACCTGGAGCCACAAGCAGTCTAATTGATGTTGCAGCTGAGCCCTTTGAGGGGGTGAATGTGGATGACCTTTTTGGTCTTCGCAGGCCTCTGGGATTTGAGCGTCGGCGTCAAAGTGGTAGATCTTCCTTTGAGCGATCTGTCACTGAATCAAATGGATTTCAACATCCACTTCTCCTAAGACCATCACAATCAGGGGATCTAGTTTCTATGTGGTCTTCAGGTGGACATTCATCCAGGGATTTAGAAGCCCTTTCAACTGGGAGCTTTGATTTAGCTCACTTTTACATGTTTGATGCCCCTGTTCTTCCATATGATCATGTGCCAAGTAGTCTCTTTGGTGATCGTTTGGGTAGCGCAGCTCCCCCACCTTTGACTGATTATTCAGTAGGTATGGACTCATTGCAGATACAGGGCCGAAGAGGTCCAGGGGATGGTAGGTGGACTGATGATGGTCAGCCACAAGCAAGCACCCAAGGTGCTGTAATTGCACAAGCAGTAGAGGAAACCTTCCTGTCTCAGTTGCGCAGTCTCACTCCTGTCAGTGGTCATGCTGAAAGGCAGTCTCATATTTCTGGAGTGCAAGAGAATCAACAATCTAATGACCCTCCTTCCTATGATGGCCAGGTAGTATTGGGAGGTTCAGGTGATAACACTAGCAGTCAGCAAACTGAAGTTCAGCAGCAAGAAAATAGTAACGAAGTGACACATCAGCTTAATCCTACAGTTGAATTTGTTTCTAGCCAAGAGCAAGTCAATCTCACATCTCCAGTTGAAGATGCAGGTGAATGTTTACTGGTGCATGAGCCCATGTCAGTTCAAACAATTTCTCTGAATAATACACCAAATGGTCATGATAACATGGAAATCGGGGAAGGCATTGGAACTGCAATTGATCAAGTAGACACAATGCCAGAGCCTATTAACTCATCTGCAGAACATAATGCTGCTTTGCAATGTGAAGCAGTTGCAGAAGCACCTGCTGGTCTCCATGATGTGCCTGTTCAGGCTGTGGGTTGTGATGGTCATGCAACATCCAATG GAAATCAGTTGGAGCAACCCATTCCTGACTCCGAACACGCATCGGATGAGCCGTTATCTAGGCAAGATACAGTGGTTCCTCAGGAAGCTAATCAGGCTGACCAAGTTAGTGCAAATAACGAGGCTTCTGGTGCAAATGCAATTGATCCAGCCTTCTTGGAAGCATTACCTGAAGATTTACGGGTGGAAGTTCTAGCTTCACAGCAAGCTCAGTCTGATCAACCTCCAACTTACACACCACCTCCTGTTGATGATATTGATCCTGAGTTTTTGGCTGCCCTTCCTCCAGATATTCAAGCAGAAGTTTTAGCCCAACAAAGAGCACAAAGGATTGCACAGCAGGCTGAAGGACAGCCTGTTGACATGGATAATGCTTCAATAATTGCTACTTTCCCTGCTGATTTGCGTGAAGAG GTACTTTTGACTTCTTCAGAAGCTGTATTATCAGCATTACCTTCTCCTTTGCTTGCTGAAGCTCAAATGCTAAGGGATCGGGCAATGAGTCATTATCAGGCTCGCAGCCTGTTTGGAGGCAGCCACAGACTGACTAGTCGGAGGAATGGGTTGGGGTCTGATAGGCATACAGTGATGGACAGGGGTGTAGGAGTGACCATTGGACGGAGGGCAGCTTCAGCAATTGCGGATAGCATGAAAGTAAAAGAAATTGAAGGTGAGCCACTTCTGGATGCCAATGCGCTGAAAGCTCTGATCCGCCTCCTGCGGCTGTCACAG CCCCTTGGGAAAGGCCTTCTGCAAAGACTTCTGTTAAACCTCTGTGCACATAGTGTTACAAGGGCAACTTTAGTTCGTCTTCTGCTTGATATGATAAAACCTGAAGCTGAAGGATCAGTTAGTGAACTGGCAACAGTCAACTCCCAGAGGCTTTATGGCTGTCAGTCAAATGTTGTTTATGGTCGATCACAATTGTTGGATG GCCTTCCTCCTTTGGTTTTGCATCGAATTCTTGAAATTTTGACGTATTTGGCTACAAATCATTCATCTATAGCAAATATGTTATTCTATTTGGATCCTTCAATTGTCCCAGAGCATGCAAGTCCAAACTACTTGGAAGGTAAGATGGATAAGGGCAAAGAGAAAATTGAGGGTGGTGGGGATCAACCAGAACCTGTGGTAAATGTTGATGATGTTCCTTTGATACTGTTCCTGAAGCTCTTGAATCGACCACTTTTTTTACGCAGCAGTGCACACCTTGAGCAG GTTATGGGATTGCTTCAAGTAGTAATTTACACAGCTGCATCAAAATTAGAGTGCCGGTCCCTATCTGGACTGACAAACACAAAATCTGAAAAGCAAACTGTGAATAAAACTTCGGGTGGTGATATTCGAAAAGATCCTCTGCTGGAACCAGAATCTAGTCAAGAAGATAAGTTTACTAGTGCTGAGTTATCGACTTCAGATGGGAAGAGGAGATTTAGTAAAAGTAATATATTCCTCCAGCTGCCGTTGCCTGATTTGCGCAACCTCTGCTGCCTTCTTGGTCGTGAGGG ATTGTCAGATAAAGTTTATATGCTTGCTGGAGAAGTGCTGAAGAAGTTGGCCTCAGTTGTTCCGTCCCATCGCAAGTTCTTCAGTTCAGAGCTTTCAAAATTAGCTCATGGCTTGAGCAATTCAGCTGTCAGTGAGCTTGTCACCCTGAGGAATACACAGATGCTGGGTCTTAGTGCTGGTTCCATGGCTGGGGCAGCAATCTTACGTGTGTTGCAATCGCTTAGCTCACTCACCTCATACAGTGTTAATGAGAATACAGGGCTGGAGAGTGATGGAGAACGGGAGGAGCAAACCACCATGTGGAATTTAAATGTGGCACTTGAGCCTTTGTGGCGAGAGCTAAGTGAATGCATTACTGTGACTGAGACACAGCTGGGTCAGGGTTCAATTAGTCAAACTATGTCCAATATTAATATGGGGGAGCTTGCGCAGGgaacttcttcttctcctcttcctGCTGGAACGCAGAGGTTACTACCTTTTATTGAAGCATTCTTTGTTTTGTGTGAAAAACTACAAGCAAACATTTCCATCATGCAGCAAGACAATGCCAATGTAACTGCAAGAGAAGTGAAAGAGTCTGCTGGTGGTTCTGCTTCCTTGACCATATCTTGCAGTACAGATTCTCAGAGAAGACTTGATGGTTCTGTCACATTTGCTAGGTTTGCTGAGAAGCATCGTCGGCTATTGAATACTTTTATAAGACAGAATCCTGGCTTGTTGGAGAAATCACTTTCTATGATGTTGAAAGCACCAAGACTGATAGATTTTGACAACAAGAGAGCATATTTCCGATCGAGAATAAGGCAACAGCATGAACAACACCTCTCTGGTCCTTTGAGGATAAGTGTCCGCCGGGCATATGTTTTGGAGGATTCTTACAATCAGTTGAGAATGCGACCTAGTCAGGATTTGAAGGGACGGTTGAATGTACAATTCCAAGGTGAAGAGGGTATTGATGCTGGAGGTTTGACGAGAGAATGGTATCAACTATTATCAAGGGTTATATTTGACAAGGGAGCATTGCTTTTCACAACTGTGGGGAATAATGCGACTTTCCAGCCAAACCCAAATTCTGTCTATCAGACTGAACATCTTTCTTACTTCAAGTTTGTTGGTCGTGTG GTTGCAAAGGCACTATTTGATGGGCAACTTTTGGATGTTTATTTTACACGATCTTTCTACAAACACATTCTTGGAGTAAAGGTGACTTACCACGACATAGAGGCTGTTGATCCTGATTATTACAAGAATTTGAAATGGATGCTAGAG AATGATGTGAGTGAAATACCTGACTTGACATTCAGCATGGATGCTGATGAAGAAAAGCACATCCTTTATGAGAAAACTGAG GTTACTGATTATGAGCTTAAACCTGGAGGAAGAAATATAAGAGTTACAGAAGAAACAAAGCATGAGTATGTAGATCTTGTTGCTGATCATATCTTGACAAATGCTATTCGTCCTCAAATCAATTCCTTCTTGGATGGGTTCAACGAATTGGTCCCTCGGGAACTTATTTCcatttttaatgataaagagCTTGAGCTTCTAATCAGCGGGCTTCCTGAAATTGATT TGGATGACCTAAAGGCCAACACCGAATACACTGGCTATAGTGCAGCATCTAGTGTTGTCCAATGGTTTTGGGAGGTGGTTAGAAGTTTTAACAAGGAAGATATGGCAAGACTGCTACAATTTGTTACTGGAACATCAAAG GTTCCATTGGAGGGCTTCAAAGCATTGCAGGGTATTTCTGGTCCTCAACGGTTTCAGATTCACAAGGCATATGGAGCTCCTGAGCGATTGCCCTCAGCTCACACATG CTTTAACCAGCTTGACCTTCCTGAATATACCTCCAAGGAACAACTTCAAGAACGTTTGCTGCTTGCTATTCATGAAGCGAGTGAAGGTTTTGGATTTGGTTAG